The following proteins are encoded in a genomic region of Maribacter hydrothermalis:
- a CDS encoding 6-pyruvoyl trahydropterin synthase family protein, whose product MSKIRITKQFNFETGHALFGYDGKCRNVHGHSYKLSVTVIGTPITDISHVKLGMVIDFGDLKKIVKEDIVDVFDHATVFNKNTPHVELAKELTDRGHNVILADYQPTSENMVIDFAAKIKSRLPKNIALFSLKLQETDTSFAEWYASDN is encoded by the coding sequence ATGAGCAAAATTCGTATTACCAAACAATTCAATTTTGAAACCGGACATGCCCTTTTCGGTTATGATGGTAAATGTAGAAACGTTCATGGGCATAGTTATAAATTATCGGTAACAGTAATTGGCACTCCTATCACAGATATAAGTCATGTAAAATTAGGCATGGTTATAGATTTTGGCGACCTAAAGAAAATAGTAAAAGAAGATATTGTTGATGTTTTTGACCATGCTACCGTATTCAATAAAAATACGCCTCACGTTGAACTAGCCAAAGAATTAACAGACAGAGGGCACAATGTTATCTTGGCAGATTACCAACCTACCAGTGAAAATATGGTTATCGATTTTGCCGCTAAAATAAAGTCTAGACTACCTAAAAATATTGCATTATTCTCCCTTAAACTTCAAGAAACTGATACCTCTTTTGCGGAGTGGTATGCTAGTGATAACTAA
- a CDS encoding enoyl-CoA hydratase/isomerase family protein produces the protein MGTTRNNGSLYTRIDGKVAHVEFGHPASNSFVFELLQRLTTTINELSENTDVSVILLKSEGEKAFCAGASFDELLAVSTIEESKTFFSGFAHVINAMRTCKKVIVGRVHGKTVGGGVGLAAACDYVYANVEAAIKLSELSIGIAPLVIAPAVERKIGTAALAELSLAATEWKSAYWAQEKSLFSKVYETTAEMDKELDFFIHKLASYNPDALTDWKKVLWEGTDHWNTLLTDRAAITGKLALSDFTRNALSKFKK, from the coding sequence ATGGGTACCACAAGAAACAATGGAAGTTTATATACACGAATAGATGGTAAGGTTGCCCATGTAGAGTTTGGACACCCTGCAAGTAATTCTTTTGTATTCGAGTTACTTCAACGACTCACTACAACCATAAATGAACTTTCCGAAAATACAGATGTTTCTGTTATTCTATTAAAATCTGAAGGGGAGAAAGCTTTTTGTGCCGGTGCTTCTTTTGATGAGTTGCTGGCGGTGTCCACCATTGAGGAAAGCAAAACTTTCTTTAGTGGTTTTGCACATGTTATAAATGCAATGCGCACCTGTAAAAAGGTAATTGTAGGCCGTGTGCATGGTAAAACTGTTGGTGGTGGTGTTGGACTTGCCGCTGCTTGCGATTATGTATATGCAAATGTCGAAGCAGCCATAAAACTTTCTGAACTTAGTATTGGCATTGCTCCGTTAGTAATTGCACCCGCTGTGGAGCGCAAAATAGGAACGGCTGCCCTGGCTGAACTTTCTTTAGCTGCTACCGAATGGAAAAGTGCATATTGGGCTCAAGAAAAAAGTTTGTTCTCAAAAGTTTATGAGACTACTGCTGAAATGGATAAGGAATTAGATTTTTTTATTCATAAACTGGCAAGCTATAATCCTGATGCTTTAACTGACTGGAAGAAAGTTTTGTGGGAAGGAACTGACCATTGGAATACCTTGTTGACAGATCGTGCAGCAATCACTGGAAAATTAGCACTTTCCGATTTTACCCGAAACGCACTGTCAAAATTTAAAAAATAA
- a CDS encoding MFS transporter produces MSVNDPYAALRFKEFNIFLLVRFAMVFAWSMQFIVIEWQVYSMTKDPLSLGIIGLMEVIPAVGMALFAGHIVDQKEKRNLLMKCIFGFSVISFGLFILSLPSVLETYETKVILYSIYALVFLGGLVRAFLGPTIFSLIALIVPKKIYPNAATWSSTTWQLASVLGPALAGFSISLIGVHWSMCVIFGFSLLALIALFNISKKPILNPKIGEPVFQSLKEGLSFVFKTRAILGALTLDMIAVLFGGAVALLPIFAQDILHVGSEGFGVLRAAPAVGAALTMLGSTRFPLHKNAGKKLLLAVFGFGICMIVFGLSTYFWLSVIALFVSGAVDGVSMIIRQTILQLKTPDNMRGRVASVNSMFVGSSNELGAFESGVTAKLMGTVTAVVFGGTMTLLTVGITAFVSPGFRKLDLQKDVEDHEK; encoded by the coding sequence ATGAGCGTAAATGATCCCTATGCTGCCTTAAGGTTTAAGGAATTCAATATTTTTCTTTTAGTTCGTTTTGCCATGGTATTTGCTTGGTCAATGCAGTTTATTGTCATAGAGTGGCAAGTGTATTCAATGACGAAAGACCCATTATCATTAGGTATTATTGGTCTTATGGAAGTTATACCTGCTGTGGGCATGGCCCTTTTTGCGGGACATATCGTTGACCAAAAAGAAAAGCGGAACCTGTTAATGAAGTGTATTTTTGGGTTTTCGGTAATTAGTTTTGGACTGTTTATTTTAAGTCTGCCCTCTGTATTAGAAACCTATGAAACCAAAGTTATTCTATATAGTATTTATGCTTTAGTGTTTTTAGGCGGATTAGTTCGTGCATTTTTAGGCCCCACGATATTTTCTCTTATTGCTTTAATTGTTCCAAAAAAAATATACCCAAATGCAGCTACGTGGAGTAGCACAACATGGCAATTGGCATCCGTTCTTGGTCCGGCTTTGGCTGGATTTTCAATAAGTCTTATAGGAGTACATTGGTCAATGTGCGTCATATTTGGTTTTTCATTATTGGCTTTGATAGCGCTTTTTAATATTTCAAAAAAACCAATTCTTAACCCTAAAATAGGAGAGCCGGTTTTTCAGAGTTTAAAAGAAGGTTTAAGTTTTGTATTTAAGACCCGTGCCATTTTGGGTGCATTAACACTAGATATGATTGCGGTACTATTTGGTGGGGCGGTAGCCTTACTTCCAATATTTGCACAAGATATTTTACATGTAGGTTCAGAAGGTTTTGGTGTGCTAAGAGCAGCACCAGCAGTTGGTGCGGCACTTACTATGTTGGGTTCAACAAGGTTCCCGTTACATAAAAATGCGGGTAAAAAGCTATTATTGGCCGTTTTCGGTTTTGGTATTTGTATGATTGTTTTTGGCTTATCTACCTATTTCTGGCTTTCAGTAATTGCACTGTTTGTAAGTGGTGCTGTAGACGGAGTTTCCATGATTATACGGCAAACCATTTTACAATTAAAAACGCCCGATAATATGCGTGGTAGAGTAGCGTCTGTAAATTCAATGTTCGTAGGGTCATCTAATGAACTAGGAGCTTTTGAAAGCGGAGTAACTGCAAAATTAATGGGAACGGTTACTGCAGTTGTTTTTGGAGGAACAATGACTTTGTTGACTGTGGGTATAACAGCTTTTGTTTCCCCAGGTTTTAGAAAGTTGGATTTACAAAAAGATGTAGAAGACCATGAGAAGTAG
- a CDS encoding MATE family efflux transporter, with amino-acid sequence MKTAVSFKSINALAIPATIAGIAEPLLSITDTAIVGNIPVDGLESLAAAGIVGSFLSMLIWILGQTRSAISAIISQYLGAGKLEEVKTLPAQAIYLNITLSILILLSTIFVIQEIFELLNAKGKILQYCISYYSIRVWGFPLTLFVFAVMGIFRGLQNTYWPMVIAITGAVLNVILDFAFVYGIEGFIPAMYLEGAAYASLLAQAIMALMAFYLLWKKTDISLKLKLPIHPELGRLVVMSLNLFVRAIALNTALILAVREATALGDKYIGAHTIAINLWLFSAFFIDGYGAAGNIMGGRLLGERNYDALWLLAKKITKYGLIVSLVIMLISAFFYKPLGAIFSNETVVLSAFYSIFYIIILGLPFNTIAFVLDGVFKGLGEMKYLRNTLLAATFLGFVPMLFLGKYLNWGLTGIWLAFTVWMLIRGGALVWKFRNKFKPLLQNP; translated from the coding sequence TTGAAAACTGCTGTTAGTTTTAAATCCATTAACGCATTAGCTATACCGGCCACCATTGCTGGTATTGCAGAACCTTTATTATCTATAACCGATACGGCTATTGTAGGGAATATTCCCGTAGACGGATTAGAATCGCTTGCAGCTGCAGGCATTGTAGGTTCTTTTCTTTCTATGCTCATCTGGATTCTTGGGCAAACGCGTAGTGCCATATCGGCCATTATTTCACAATATTTAGGTGCTGGTAAATTAGAGGAAGTTAAAACCTTGCCCGCACAAGCTATTTACCTCAACATTACCTTGAGCATCCTTATTTTACTTTCTACCATTTTTGTAATTCAAGAAATTTTTGAGCTTTTAAATGCTAAAGGAAAAATACTCCAATACTGCATTAGCTACTACTCCATTCGTGTTTGGGGCTTTCCTTTAACTTTATTCGTTTTCGCGGTGATGGGTATTTTCCGCGGATTACAGAATACGTATTGGCCCATGGTCATCGCTATTACAGGAGCAGTATTAAACGTAATTCTCGATTTTGCTTTTGTATACGGTATTGAAGGGTTTATCCCTGCCATGTACTTAGAGGGCGCTGCCTATGCAAGTTTATTGGCCCAAGCAATTATGGCACTTATGGCATTCTATTTACTTTGGAAAAAGACCGATATTAGCCTGAAACTAAAATTACCCATTCACCCAGAACTTGGGCGTTTGGTAGTCATGAGCTTAAATCTTTTTGTACGTGCCATTGCCTTAAATACTGCTTTAATTCTTGCTGTTCGTGAAGCAACGGCCCTGGGCGATAAATATATTGGGGCACACACCATTGCTATAAACCTTTGGTTATTTTCTGCCTTTTTTATTGATGGGTATGGTGCTGCCGGTAACATTATGGGTGGTCGCCTCTTAGGGGAACGAAACTATGACGCGCTTTGGTTATTGGCTAAAAAAATTACCAAATATGGACTTATAGTGAGCTTGGTTATCATGCTAATTTCAGCCTTTTTTTACAAACCTTTAGGTGCTATATTTTCTAATGAAACTGTTGTACTTTCTGCTTTTTATAGCATCTTCTATATTATAATTCTAGGTCTTCCTTTTAACACTATCGCCTTTGTTTTAGACGGAGTTTTTAAAGGTCTGGGAGAAATGAAATATTTACGGAACACCTTATTAGCGGCTACTTTTTTAGGGTTTGTTCCTATGCTTTTTTTAGGGAAATATCTTAATTGGGGACTAACTGGAATTTGGCTGGCCTTTACCGTTTGGATGCTTATAAGAGGAGGAGCATTGGTATGGAAATTCAGAAACAAATTCAAACCTTTATTGCAAAATCCGTAA
- a CDS encoding endonuclease/exonuclease/phosphatase family protein, whose amino-acid sequence MAKHHIYWWNLENLFDIENSPRRSEFLNKHLGRELNGWNATILEQKITNLTAVISKFNNGEGPDILGVCEVENEHVIQLLIDAMSASLNKNYGFVISEGDDKRGIDTALIYDKTKYGPEQQTFSLRIIKRNTTRDLFQVHINTALGNKLICILNHWPSRSGGELSSEPFRIMVAENLSYWIERIYEEQGDDANIILMGDFNENPYNKSITEYLMAINNKALVKSNRVRLKYFYNVMHRFLDAQIGTFVFGNEYNMLDQFMISKSILSEKSELPFKLSTAEIIAFPELTSGSYQKPVKFGRPNSSTFNVKGFSDHLPIKIVLNEKDVIV is encoded by the coding sequence ATGGCAAAGCATCACATTTACTGGTGGAATCTTGAAAACCTGTTCGATATTGAAAATTCACCCCGAAGAAGTGAGTTTTTAAATAAGCATTTGGGCCGCGAACTAAATGGCTGGAATGCTACAATTCTTGAGCAAAAAATAACTAATCTAACTGCAGTCATTTCAAAATTCAACAATGGTGAGGGGCCAGATATATTAGGTGTCTGCGAGGTAGAAAACGAGCATGTAATTCAACTTCTTATTGATGCTATGAGTGCTTCCCTAAATAAAAATTACGGCTTTGTCATATCTGAAGGTGATGATAAACGAGGCATTGATACGGCTCTTATTTATGACAAAACCAAATACGGACCAGAACAGCAAACTTTTAGTCTACGCATTATTAAACGGAATACTACTCGAGATTTATTTCAAGTACATATAAATACGGCCCTTGGTAACAAACTTATTTGCATTCTTAACCATTGGCCATCCAGATCAGGGGGAGAGCTGTCTAGCGAACCTTTTAGAATAATGGTTGCCGAGAATTTATCGTACTGGATCGAGAGAATCTATGAAGAACAAGGTGATGATGCCAATATCATATTAATGGGCGATTTTAATGAAAATCCGTATAATAAGAGTATTACAGAATACTTAATGGCTATTAACAACAAAGCCTTGGTTAAGAGCAATAGAGTGCGCCTAAAGTATTTCTACAATGTAATGCACCGCTTTTTAGATGCCCAAATAGGAACATTTGTTTTTGGTAATGAATATAACATGTTAGATCAGTTTATGATATCTAAAAGTATTTTATCCGAGAAATCAGAACTACCGTTTAAATTAAGTACCGCAGAAATCATTGCCTTCCCAGAACTTACTTCTGGGTCATACCAAAAACCTGTAAAGTTCGGAAGACCAAATTCATCTACATTTAATGTAAAGGGTTTTAGTGATCACTTACCTATAAAAATAGTTCTGAACGAAAAAGATGTTATTGTTTAA
- a CDS encoding UDP-2,3-diacylglucosamine diphosphatase, which translates to MTNIELPAGKKVYFASDNHLGAPTMKESRLREVKFVRWLDTIKSDAGTIFLMGDLFDFWFEYKTVIPKGFTRTLGKLAELSDAGISIHYFVGNHDLWMNGYFEEELNIPVYHKPQQYSINGTSFFIGHGDGLGPDDKGFKRMKKVFTNPVAKWFFKWLHPDIGVRLAKHLSVSNKLISGDDDAKFLGNDNEWLVQYAKRKLETKHYDHFIFGHRHLPLEIDLGENSKYTNLGDWINFYTYAEFDGVHLSLKEFN; encoded by the coding sequence ATGACGAACATTGAACTTCCAGCAGGGAAAAAAGTATATTTTGCTAGCGATAACCACCTAGGTGCACCTACTATGAAAGAAAGTAGGCTGCGAGAAGTGAAATTTGTTCGTTGGTTAGATACTATAAAGTCAGATGCCGGAACGATTTTCTTGATGGGCGATTTATTCGATTTTTGGTTTGAATATAAAACCGTAATCCCAAAAGGATTTACCCGAACACTGGGAAAACTTGCGGAACTGTCTGATGCCGGAATCTCAATTCACTACTTTGTAGGCAACCATGACCTTTGGATGAACGGTTACTTTGAAGAAGAACTGAACATACCCGTTTATCATAAACCTCAACAATATTCTATAAACGGAACTTCTTTTTTTATTGGGCATGGAGACGGACTAGGACCAGACGATAAGGGATTCAAGAGAATGAAAAAGGTTTTTACCAACCCAGTAGCCAAATGGTTCTTTAAGTGGCTACATCCAGATATTGGCGTTCGTTTGGCGAAACACCTTTCTGTAAGCAATAAGTTAATCAGTGGAGATGATGATGCCAAGTTCTTGGGTAACGATAACGAATGGTTGGTACAATATGCAAAACGAAAACTAGAAACTAAGCATTATGACCACTTTATATTTGGTCACCGTCATTTACCTTTAGAAATAGACTTGGGCGAAAACTCAAAATATACCAACTTAGGAGATTGGATCAATTTCTACACCTATGCCGAGTTTGATGGCGTACATCTTTCATTGAAAGAATTTAATTAA